The sequence CAGCGCGCCGAGCACCACCTCCGCGAGCGGTCCCGCCGACGCCGGGTTCTGGCCGGTGTGGAGGGTGCGGTCGCTCACCGTCTTCGGGGCCCACGGCTCGCCCTCCTGGACGTCGGCGCCGAGCGCGGTCAGGCGGTCCTGGAGGAGCCAGGGGGCGCGGGAGGCGAAGCCCGACTGGGTCTCCTCGGCGTTGGTGAAGCCGGTGAGGCGGTAGCCCGCGAAGGGGCTCTTCCCGTCGGCGTCCGCCGTGGCGAGGAGCGCGGCGGGGCCGTGGCAGACGAGGGCGAGCGGGCGCCCCGAGGCGAGCGCGCGGGTGAGCAGGGCCGCCGAGTCGGGGTCGCGGGAAAGGTCCTCCATCGGGCCGTGGCCGCCGGGGTAGAAGACGGCGGCGTACGCGTCCAGGTCGACGTCGGCGAGGGAGCGCGGGCGCAGTAGCGGCGTCATCGTGTCGAGCGCCGCGCGCAGCCGTGCCGCGCCCTCCGCGCCGCCCGTGAAGGAGGGGTCGAGGCTCATCGCGTCCACGGTCGGCACGACGGCGCCGGGCGTCGCGACCTCGACCTCGTAGCCGGCCTC comes from Streptomyces sp. Tu6071 and encodes:
- a CDS encoding type 1 glutamine amidotransferase domain-containing protein, which produces MPTILFVLTGTDHWTLADGTRHPTGFWADEVVAPWNLFTEAGYEVEVATPGAVVPTVDAMSLDPSFTGGAEGAARLRAALDTMTPLLRPRSLADVDLDAYAAVFYPGGHGPMEDLSRDPDSAALLTRALASGRPLALVCHGPAALLATADADGKSPFAGYRLTGFTNAEETQSGFASRAPWLLQDRLTALGADVQEGEPWAPKTVSDRTLHTGQNPASAGPLAEVVLGALR